From Pseudofrankia saprophytica, a single genomic window includes:
- a CDS encoding response regulator, whose amino-acid sequence MIRVAIVDDQAIIRAGLARILSPADGFEVIAECADGRQAVDRLPALRPDVVLMDIRMPVLDGIAATARLRAAANGSAHGLLVLVLTTFDEDELLWGAIEAGAAGFALKDSAAEDLIAAVRTVAAGGAWFAPGVATRVLDHYRRLVAPAARRSTRLDALSDRESAVLRLMARGATNGEISAALHVAEATVKTHVGGIFTKLGVRDRAAAIVFAYDHGVVAPGGDLL is encoded by the coding sequence GTGATCCGGGTGGCGATCGTCGACGACCAGGCCATCATCCGGGCCGGGCTCGCGCGGATCCTGTCACCGGCCGACGGGTTCGAGGTGATCGCCGAGTGCGCCGACGGCCGGCAGGCGGTGGACCGCCTGCCGGCGCTGCGGCCGGACGTCGTTCTCATGGACATCCGCATGCCGGTTCTGGACGGCATAGCCGCGACCGCTCGGCTGCGGGCCGCCGCGAACGGGTCGGCGCACGGACTGCTGGTTCTCGTGCTCACGACGTTCGACGAGGACGAGTTGCTGTGGGGAGCCATCGAGGCCGGCGCCGCCGGGTTCGCGCTCAAGGACTCGGCGGCCGAGGACCTGATCGCGGCGGTGCGCACGGTCGCCGCGGGCGGTGCCTGGTTCGCCCCGGGAGTCGCCACCAGGGTGCTGGACCACTACCGCAGGCTGGTGGCACCGGCCGCCCGGCGGTCGACCCGGCTGGACGCGCTCTCGGACCGAGAGAGCGCCGTGCTGCGGCTGATGGCCCGCGGTGCCACGAACGGGGAGATCTCCGCGGCCCTGCACGTGGCCGAGGCGACCGTGAAGACCCACGTCGGCGGGATCTTCACCAAGCTCGGCGTGCGTGACCGCGCCGCCGCCATCGTGTTCGCCTACGACCATGGTGTCGTGGCACCCGGCGGCGACCTGCTGTAG
- a CDS encoding ABC transporter ATP-binding protein: MSNVAIEVEDLRRAYGGQPVLRGLSFTVHTGEIFGLAGANGAGKTTTVEILQGLRRRDGGRVEVLGLDPDRDRSRLRPLLGSQLQASALPDRLRVGEALRLFARLADDRVDWRTLAEQWRLGPMLRKPFGTLSGGQRQRLFLALALVNRPRLVFLDELTQGLDPAARQETWRLVEQARDQGATVVLVSHDLDEAERLCDRVAVLADGALLACGRPVDLTGAAAGVTVQFAAPSAVALAGLVELPGVTEVAYDGEAASVAVAPEAVVPLAAELDRRGLRPADFTVRRASLSDTVVALLTGDHR, encoded by the coding sequence ATGAGCAACGTAGCGATCGAGGTCGAGGACCTCCGCCGGGCGTACGGCGGCCAGCCGGTGCTGCGCGGGCTGTCCTTCACCGTCCACACCGGCGAGATCTTCGGCCTCGCCGGCGCCAACGGCGCGGGGAAGACCACCACCGTCGAGATCCTTCAGGGGCTGCGCCGGCGGGACGGCGGCCGCGTCGAGGTGCTCGGGCTCGACCCGGACCGGGACCGCTCGCGGCTTCGCCCGCTCCTCGGCTCCCAGCTACAGGCATCGGCGCTGCCGGATCGCCTGCGGGTCGGCGAGGCACTGCGGTTGTTCGCCCGCCTGGCAGACGACCGCGTCGACTGGCGGACGCTGGCCGAGCAGTGGCGGCTCGGCCCGATGCTGCGCAAGCCGTTCGGCACGCTGTCCGGCGGGCAGCGCCAGCGGCTGTTCCTCGCCCTCGCGCTGGTCAACCGGCCGCGGCTCGTGTTCCTCGACGAGCTGACCCAGGGCCTGGACCCGGCCGCCCGGCAGGAGACCTGGCGCCTGGTCGAACAGGCGCGCGACCAGGGAGCGACGGTCGTCCTCGTCAGCCATGACCTGGACGAGGCCGAGCGCCTGTGCGACCGGGTCGCCGTCCTCGCCGACGGCGCGCTGCTCGCCTGCGGGCGGCCCGTCGACCTGACCGGCGCGGCCGCGGGGGTCACCGTCCAGTTCGCGGCGCCGAGCGCCGTGGCGCTCGCGGGCCTGGTCGAGCTGCCCGGGGTCACCGAGGTCGCCTACGACGGCGAGGCCGCGTCCGTGGCCGTCGCCCCGGAGGCGGTCGTCCCGCTCGCGGCCGAGCTCGACCGCCGCGGCCTGCGGCCAGCCGACTTCACCGTCCGCCGCGCGTCCCTGTCCGACACCGTCGTCGCCCTGCTGACCGGAGACCACCGATGA
- a CDS encoding purple acid phosphatase family protein, which translates to MPCRCHNTRRDLLRWSALIAAAPLVACSDRDESVARATAAATTAGVDPRTVSPVNLELVTLTETSAVITWYTGVPGTDDGTKRMVPKPADGQVSYGTSPSRLTMTAHDEGGPTPYHYVELTGLEPGQTYYYRAASAGKPATPTPLPLVNGNAAGTAAPAGADGPFTFTTPQPPPGRHLFSIALCNDLHLGETVAGLVGGTSIKGLSQQPGLRPYPEVMAEGLVAEATARGANYLLAAGDLSSEAAPADVTRVRTLLDRFGTYRQDYFVARGNHDRAHAGAAYAGCGAGEWQGNDCFRDDFFAGSAPTYFSHDLHGLHLVGLDTYDKAGNGGDAGGMSAAQQSWLTADLKAHRDQPTIVFGHHPLVVSGTPFGGGAGSMLDATQATQLLATYASTPGVFLHHAGHTHRNHRTVSPAAPDVVLQEVCATKEYPGGFSLLRVHAGGYALNFYKSRTDLAREWSERSRQELTGLWPQFSLGAAVSDRNSVTSRDLSGLTPA; encoded by the coding sequence GTGCCCTGCCGCTGCCACAACACCCGCCGCGACCTGCTGCGATGGTCCGCTCTGATCGCCGCCGCGCCACTCGTCGCCTGCTCCGACCGGGACGAGTCCGTCGCCCGGGCCACCGCGGCCGCGACGACGGCCGGCGTCGACCCGCGCACGGTCAGCCCGGTGAACCTGGAACTGGTCACCCTCACCGAGACCAGCGCAGTGATCACTTGGTATACCGGTGTCCCCGGCACGGACGACGGCACCAAGCGGATGGTGCCCAAACCCGCCGACGGGCAGGTCTCCTACGGCACCAGCCCATCCCGGCTGACCATGACCGCGCACGACGAGGGTGGGCCGACCCCGTACCACTACGTCGAGCTGACCGGGCTCGAGCCGGGCCAGACCTACTACTACCGGGCAGCCTCCGCCGGCAAGCCCGCGACTCCCACCCCGTTGCCCCTGGTGAACGGCAACGCGGCGGGGACCGCCGCACCGGCCGGCGCGGACGGCCCCTTCACCTTCACCACCCCGCAGCCGCCGCCGGGACGCCACCTGTTCTCGATCGCACTGTGCAACGACCTGCACCTCGGTGAGACCGTCGCCGGCCTGGTCGGCGGCACCTCCATCAAGGGCCTCTCCCAGCAGCCCGGGCTTCGGCCGTACCCGGAGGTCATGGCCGAGGGGCTGGTCGCCGAGGCCACCGCCCGCGGCGCCAACTACCTGCTCGCCGCGGGCGACCTGTCCAGCGAGGCCGCCCCCGCCGACGTCACCCGGGTCCGGACGCTCCTCGACCGTTTCGGCACCTACCGGCAGGACTACTTCGTCGCCCGCGGCAACCACGACCGGGCGCACGCCGGCGCGGCCTACGCCGGCTGCGGCGCCGGCGAGTGGCAGGGCAACGACTGCTTCCGCGACGACTTCTTCGCGGGCTCGGCGCCGACGTACTTCTCCCACGACCTCCACGGCCTGCACCTGGTCGGGCTCGACACGTACGACAAGGCGGGCAACGGCGGCGACGCCGGTGGGATGTCCGCCGCCCAGCAGTCATGGCTGACCGCCGACCTGAAGGCACACCGCGACCAGCCGACGATCGTCTTCGGCCACCACCCGCTGGTCGTCAGTGGGACGCCCTTCGGCGGCGGTGCGGGCAGCATGCTCGACGCCACGCAGGCCACCCAGCTGCTGGCGACCTACGCGTCGACCCCCGGCGTGTTCCTTCACCACGCCGGACACACCCACCGCAACCACCGGACGGTCAGCCCGGCCGCGCCTGATGTGGTCCTGCAGGAGGTCTGCGCGACCAAGGAGTACCCGGGCGGCTTCTCCCTCCTGCGTGTCCACGCCGGCGGGTATGCGCTGAACTTCTACAAGTCGCGCACGGACCTGGCCCGCGAGTGGAGCGAACGCAGCCGGCAGGAGCTCACCGGCCTATGGCCGCAGTTCTCGCTGGGCGCCGCGGTCAGCGACCGCAACAGCGTCACCTCGCGGGACCTGTCCGGGCTCACGCCCGCCTGA
- a CDS encoding ABC transporter permease: MTITVPASDPTKTGLSAKTSRRTAKLGALALTETRLLTRDWTLLVFAFLFPPFTMLVLAGVFGSEPDDGFAMRRPDDYYVAASTGVSAIALGLIGLPVALASYRERGVLRRFEAFGVSTARVVAAQAAVTWGLMIIAVALVLAVAAPTYGISVPEHPWQVLLGFVAGSGTLVLLGVAIGLAVPTARAAQAVGLMTFFPLYLLGGGGPPRTVMTSTMRSISDALPSIIPAIVDPWLGIASVGDHLIPLTAWAVVALAAILWLTRRPRT, encoded by the coding sequence ATGACCATCACCGTGCCCGCCAGCGACCCCACGAAGACCGGGCTTTCCGCGAAGACCAGCCGCCGCACCGCGAAGCTCGGCGCGCTCGCCCTGACCGAGACCCGGCTGCTCACCCGCGACTGGACCCTGCTCGTGTTCGCCTTCCTCTTTCCGCCGTTCACCATGCTCGTCCTCGCGGGCGTCTTCGGCAGCGAACCCGACGACGGGTTCGCCATGCGGCGGCCCGACGACTACTACGTCGCCGCCTCGACCGGCGTGTCGGCGATCGCGCTCGGGCTCATCGGGTTGCCGGTCGCGCTCGCGTCCTACCGCGAACGCGGGGTGCTACGTCGGTTCGAGGCGTTCGGTGTCTCCACCGCCCGGGTCGTCGCCGCCCAGGCCGCCGTCACCTGGGGTCTGATGATCATTGCCGTCGCGCTCGTGCTGGCGGTGGCTGCGCCCACCTACGGCATCTCCGTGCCCGAGCACCCCTGGCAGGTTCTGCTCGGGTTCGTCGCCGGCAGCGGCACACTCGTCCTGCTCGGGGTCGCCATCGGCCTCGCCGTGCCGACCGCGCGCGCCGCGCAGGCCGTCGGACTGATGACGTTCTTCCCGCTCTACCTGCTCGGCGGCGGCGGGCCGCCCCGAACCGTCATGACCAGCACGATGCGCTCGATCTCCGACGCCCTGCCGTCGATCATCCCGGCCATCGTCGACCCGTGGCTCGGCATCGCCTCAGTCGGCGACCATCTCATCCCTCTCACGGCGTGGGCCGTCGTCGCCCTGGCCGCGATTCTGTGGCTCACCCGCCGCCCGCGGACATAG